The Hymenobacter sp. DG01 genome has a segment encoding these proteins:
- a CDS encoding GNAT family N-acetyltransferase — MQLKLARLEDIDGVLALHRKYQLATIAEEDKADGFVTTAFTREQLTQLIEQEQGLSIALHEGQVVAYVMAASWQFWSVWPIFAFMIEQLPTLTYAGRPLSTANSYQYGPVCVDKAYRGSGLLGRIFDFSRAQMASRYPVLVTFINRINGRSYAAHTRKLGLEVIREFEFNGNQYYELAGETL; from the coding sequence ATGCAACTCAAACTAGCCCGCCTGGAAGACATAGACGGGGTGCTGGCCCTGCACCGGAAATACCAGCTGGCCACCATTGCCGAGGAGGATAAGGCCGATGGCTTCGTGACTACCGCCTTCACCCGCGAACAGCTTACGCAACTGATTGAGCAGGAACAGGGCCTGTCCATTGCCCTGCACGAGGGGCAGGTGGTGGCGTACGTCATGGCGGCAAGCTGGCAGTTTTGGTCGGTGTGGCCGATTTTCGCCTTTATGATAGAGCAGCTGCCCACGCTGACCTACGCCGGCCGGCCGCTCAGCACCGCAAATTCCTACCAGTACGGCCCCGTCTGTGTGGACAAGGCCTACCGAGGCAGCGGCCTGCTGGGGCGGATTTTCGATTTCTCGCGGGCGCAAATGGCCTCGCGCTACCCAGTGCTGGTCACGTTTATCAACCGCATCAACGGCCGCTCCTACGCGGCGCACACCCGCAAGCTGGGGCTGGAGGTTATCCGCGAGTTTGAGTTCAACGGCAACCAGTATTACGAGCTGGCCGGCGAAACCCTGTAG
- the ygiD gene encoding 4,5-DOPA dioxygenase extradiol, translating to MHRKDFLKALAVLPLATAMNSLQDLHKTASSFQKTAKMPVLFVGHGSPMNALADNPFTQTLRQLGHDIRNLQPPRAVLVVSAHWLTRGTFVAVNERPETIHDFGGFPQELFDMQYPAPGAPDVAREVLQALPDAHPTDEWGLDHGTWTVLHHIFPEADIPVFQLSIDYYKPITYHAELSRQLQFLRRRGVLILGSGNIVHNLRQSMPKLMTDDATPYAWAQEFDEWAKAKINQRDLHTLAHYQQAGASGPLSVPTPDHYIPMLYSLALAEPDDNIRHAYEEVSFGGMSMRTFVVG from the coding sequence ATGCACCGCAAAGACTTCCTTAAAGCCCTGGCTGTGCTACCCCTCGCTACCGCTATGAACTCCCTGCAAGACCTTCATAAAACCGCCAGTTCCTTTCAGAAAACGGCTAAGATGCCGGTGCTCTTCGTGGGTCACGGCTCGCCCATGAACGCGCTGGCCGATAACCCCTTCACCCAAACCCTGCGCCAGCTAGGCCACGATATTCGCAACCTGCAGCCCCCGCGGGCGGTGCTGGTGGTGTCGGCGCACTGGCTCACGCGCGGCACCTTTGTGGCCGTGAACGAGCGGCCCGAAACCATCCACGACTTCGGCGGCTTCCCGCAGGAGCTGTTCGATATGCAGTACCCCGCGCCCGGCGCCCCCGACGTGGCCCGCGAGGTGCTACAGGCCCTGCCCGATGCCCACCCCACCGACGAGTGGGGCCTCGACCACGGCACCTGGACGGTACTGCACCACATCTTCCCGGAGGCCGATATTCCGGTGTTCCAGCTTAGCATCGACTACTACAAGCCCATTACCTACCACGCCGAGCTTTCACGGCAGCTGCAGTTTCTGCGCCGCCGCGGCGTCCTGATTCTGGGCAGCGGCAACATCGTGCACAACCTGCGCCAGAGTATGCCCAAGCTGATGACCGATGATGCCACGCCCTACGCCTGGGCGCAGGAGTTTGATGAGTGGGCTAAAGCCAAAATAAACCAGCGCGACCTGCACACCCTGGCCCACTACCAGCAGGCCGGGGCCAGCGGCCCGCTCTCGGTGCCCACCCCCGACCACTACATTCCGATGCTCTACAGCCTGGCCCTGGCCGAGCCCGACGACAACATCCGTCACGCCTACGAGGAAGTGAGTTTTGGGGGCATGAGCATGCGCACGTTCGTGGTCGGGTAA
- a CDS encoding glucosidase, which yields MTQEQLRLAETNTHTAPWKKFGPYLTERQWGTVREDYSAEGNAWDYITHDMARSKAYRWGEEGLGGISDDKQQLCFAVALWNGKDEILKERLFGLTNGQGNHGEDVKELYYYLDSTPTHSYMKMLYKYPQRAFPYRKLVKENARRTREQPEYELLDTGIFSKGRYFDVFMEYAKAGPDDILIQITVHNRGPKRASVQVLPQLWFRNTWSWGYDDTRPMVRELEPGTALAEHPALGAYHLYCDQTPQLLFCENETNGARLYNLPADGLHFKDGINDYIIDGKVDAINAEQQGTKMAAQYYLTLQPGQSQVVRLRLRQPACPEPFLDFDHIFAARRRDADEFYDCLQENLPPDPDARNVQRQAFAGMLWSKQFYYYDVTQWIEGDPAVATPPPERCKGRNRQWAHLQNQDIISMPDKWEYPWYAAWDLAFHCIPLAILDAEFAKSQLRLLTKDWYMHPNGQLPAYEWNFSDVNPPVHAWATWRVYKMDKKLRGDQGDTAFLESVFHKLALNFTWWVNRKDKSERNIFEGGFLGLDNIGVFDRSAPLPTGGYIEQSDGTSWMAMFALNMMRMALELARTNPVYQEMASKFFEHFLYIADAMTRGGDGLFNLWDEEDGFYYDVLHTPDEERIKLKVRSIVGLIPLFAVEVVDQQLLDAMPEFTARARWLLDSRPHLAKLVARWEDPGKGARHLLGLLRRSRLKKLLTRMLDETEFLSEYGIRAMSRYHLEHPYVFSTEEENFEVHYVPGEAESSMFGGNSNWRGPIWFPINYLIIESLQRYHFYYDSKFQIEYPTGSGTLLTLQEVAAALAGRLTKLLLKDEHGHRPAFGDNELLQKDPHFKDYLLFHEYFHGDTGYGLGANHQTGWTGLIVRLLQLQEQR from the coding sequence ATGACGCAGGAACAACTACGCCTCGCAGAAACGAATACACACACCGCCCCCTGGAAAAAATTTGGCCCCTACCTCACCGAGCGCCAGTGGGGTACCGTGCGCGAAGATTACTCGGCCGAAGGCAACGCCTGGGACTACATCACCCACGATATGGCTCGCAGCAAGGCCTACCGCTGGGGCGAGGAAGGTTTGGGTGGCATCTCCGATGATAAGCAACAGCTATGCTTTGCTGTAGCCCTCTGGAACGGGAAAGATGAAATCCTGAAGGAGCGCCTGTTTGGCCTTACCAACGGGCAGGGCAACCACGGCGAGGACGTGAAGGAGCTGTACTACTACCTCGACAGCACGCCCACGCACTCCTACATGAAGATGCTGTATAAGTATCCGCAGCGGGCGTTTCCGTACCGGAAGCTGGTCAAGGAAAACGCCCGCCGCACCCGCGAGCAGCCCGAGTACGAGCTGCTCGACACGGGCATCTTCAGCAAGGGCCGCTACTTCGATGTGTTTATGGAGTACGCCAAGGCCGGCCCCGATGACATCCTGATTCAGATAACGGTGCACAACCGTGGGCCCAAGCGCGCTTCGGTGCAGGTGCTACCCCAGCTTTGGTTTCGCAACACTTGGAGCTGGGGCTACGACGATACCCGCCCCATGGTGCGCGAACTGGAGCCCGGCACTGCCCTGGCCGAGCACCCGGCCTTGGGTGCCTACCACCTCTACTGCGACCAAACCCCTCAGCTGCTCTTCTGCGAAAACGAAACCAACGGAGCCCGGCTTTACAACCTGCCCGCCGATGGTCTGCACTTCAAGGATGGCATCAACGACTATATCATCGATGGCAAGGTGGACGCCATTAATGCTGAGCAGCAAGGCACTAAAATGGCCGCCCAGTACTACCTCACTCTGCAGCCGGGCCAGTCGCAGGTGGTGCGGCTGCGGCTGCGGCAGCCGGCCTGCCCCGAGCCCTTTCTGGACTTTGACCACATCTTCGCGGCCCGCCGGCGCGACGCCGACGAGTTCTACGACTGCCTCCAGGAAAACCTGCCGCCCGACCCCGATGCCCGCAATGTGCAGCGCCAGGCCTTTGCCGGCATGCTCTGGAGCAAGCAGTTCTATTATTATGATGTAACCCAGTGGATAGAAGGCGACCCGGCCGTGGCAACGCCTCCGCCCGAGCGCTGCAAAGGCCGCAACCGGCAGTGGGCCCACCTGCAAAACCAGGACATCATTTCCATGCCCGATAAGTGGGAGTACCCCTGGTACGCGGCCTGGGACCTGGCTTTTCACTGCATTCCGCTGGCTATCCTGGATGCCGAGTTTGCTAAAAGCCAGCTGCGCCTGCTCACCAAAGACTGGTACATGCACCCCAACGGCCAACTGCCGGCCTACGAGTGGAATTTCTCCGACGTGAACCCGCCCGTGCACGCCTGGGCCACCTGGCGCGTGTACAAAATGGACAAAAAGCTGCGCGGCGACCAAGGCGACACGGCGTTTCTGGAAAGCGTGTTTCATAAGCTTGCCCTCAACTTTACCTGGTGGGTAAACCGCAAGGACAAGAGCGAGCGGAACATCTTTGAGGGGGGCTTCCTGGGGCTCGATAACATTGGTGTGTTCGACCGCTCGGCTCCGCTGCCCACCGGCGGCTACATTGAGCAGTCGGATGGTACGAGCTGGATGGCCATGTTTGCCCTGAACATGATGCGCATGGCTCTGGAGTTGGCCCGCACCAACCCCGTGTACCAGGAAATGGCCAGCAAATTCTTCGAGCACTTCCTCTACATTGCCGATGCCATGACCCGTGGCGGCGACGGCCTGTTTAACCTCTGGGACGAAGAAGACGGCTTTTATTACGACGTGCTGCACACCCCCGACGAGGAGCGCATCAAGCTGAAAGTGCGCTCCATTGTGGGCCTGATTCCGCTGTTCGCGGTGGAAGTAGTGGACCAGCAACTCCTAGACGCCATGCCTGAGTTTACAGCGCGGGCCCGCTGGCTGCTGGACAGCCGGCCCCACTTGGCCAAGCTGGTGGCTCGTTGGGAAGACCCCGGCAAGGGCGCCCGCCACTTGCTGGGCCTACTGCGCCGCTCCCGTCTTAAGAAGTTGCTCACCCGCATGCTCGATGAAACCGAGTTTCTATCGGAGTACGGCATCCGGGCCATGTCGCGCTACCACCTGGAGCACCCCTACGTGTTCAGTACCGAGGAGGAAAACTTTGAGGTTCACTACGTGCCCGGCGAGGCCGAAAGCAGCATGTTTGGGGGCAACAGCAACTGGCGCGGCCCCATCTGGTTTCCCATCAACTACCTCATTATCGAGTCGTTGCAGCGCTACCACTTCTACTACGATAGCAAGTTTCAGATTGAGTACCCCACCGGCTCGGGCACGTTGCTGACGTTGCAGGAGGTAGCTGCTGCCCTGGCCGGCCGCCTGACCAAGCTTCTACTCAAGGATGAGCACGGCCACCGCCCCGCCTTTGGAGATAATGAGCTGTTGCAGAAGGACCCTCATTTCAAGGACTACCTGCTCTTCCACGAGTACTTCCACGGCGACACCGGCTACGGCCTCGGGGCCAACCACCAAACCGGCTGGACCGGCCTCATCGTGCGTTTGCTGCAGTTGCAGGAGCAGCGTTAA
- a CDS encoding DUF433 domain-containing protein, with amino-acid sequence MDIKTLITVNEDIQGGQPVFAGTRVPVESLFDHLEAGVSLSEFLDDFPTVSREQAVAVLEVANKLLTSRNVAHWYAAVA; translated from the coding sequence ATGGACATTAAGACGCTGATTACTGTTAATGAAGACATTCAGGGCGGGCAGCCGGTGTTTGCCGGTACCCGCGTGCCTGTGGAGTCGTTATTCGACCATCTGGAAGCTGGCGTTTCGCTGTCCGAATTCTTGGACGATTTCCCCACGGTAAGCCGGGAGCAAGCCGTAGCCGTTTTAGAAGTAGCCAACAAGCTGCTGACTTCCCGTAACGTAGCCCACTGGTATGCGGCTGTTGCTTGA
- a CDS encoding tellurite resistance/C4-dicarboxylate transporter family protein produces the protein MLLLVVATEALAVLGGKLVASWAVAPEISGFGLLSLFLLGGTLYVVLITLLLYRLTFRPLGQEQVGAAYWISVGASAITVLAGATLVTTLQQARVSLDLLAFVKGGSLLFWAVSTWWIPLVAVLRIWNHLKTKPAFTYAPTYWTMVFPLGMYVAATLRLSEVLPLPSLHPISSLRNLRGAAGVGAHLRGYALPSGNHLAHSSPRLTNDMPHESRLIQLMSLLLMKHSYLLRRSKPYCVAAIPMPLPRPAGLTA, from the coding sequence TTGCTTCTACTGGTAGTAGCTACCGAAGCCTTAGCGGTGCTGGGAGGTAAACTGGTTGCCAGTTGGGCGGTAGCTCCCGAGATAAGCGGCTTTGGGCTCCTGAGTTTGTTTCTGCTAGGCGGTACCTTATATGTGGTGTTAATTACCCTGCTGCTATACCGGCTTACGTTCCGGCCGCTGGGCCAGGAACAGGTAGGGGCCGCTTACTGGATCAGTGTGGGTGCTAGTGCCATTACGGTGCTGGCGGGTGCTACCCTGGTCACCACCCTCCAACAGGCCCGCGTCTCCCTCGATTTGCTGGCGTTTGTAAAAGGCGGTAGTCTGTTATTCTGGGCTGTAAGCACCTGGTGGATTCCGCTGGTGGCTGTTCTCCGAATCTGGAACCATCTGAAAACGAAGCCGGCCTTCACGTACGCGCCTACCTATTGGACGATGGTATTTCCGCTGGGCATGTACGTAGCCGCTACGTTGCGTCTCTCCGAAGTACTCCCGCTGCCTAGCCTGCATCCTATTTCCAGCCTACGGAATCTACGTGGCGCTGCTGGCGTGGGGGCTCACCTGCGCGGGTATGCTCTACCATCTGGCAACCACCTCGCGCACTCCTCACCCCGTTTAACGAACGATATGCCGCACGAATCCAGGTTGATTCAGTTGATGAGTCTGCTGCTAATGAAGCATTCCTACCTGCTCCGGAGGAGTAAACCCTATTGTGTAGCGGCTATTCCTATGCCACTACCAAGGCCTGCGGGGCTGACTGCTTGA
- a CDS encoding dienelactone hydrolase family protein has protein sequence MYPNAVSLTASDNTQFNAYTAFPTTQGPHPGIILLQEAFGVNGHIRNVADRLAQVGYVVIAPEVFHRTAEPGLEISYSDFASAMPHYNAITPEGVTADVQACYDWLRAQPNVTEKIGSIGFCLGGRLSFLANAVLPLAAGVSYYGGGTHLLKDRASDLHAPHLFFWGGLDQHISKEKIAEVIDAVEAAGKPYINTVISYADHGFHCDERPSYHPQAAAEAWALTLAFFQEKLR, from the coding sequence ATGTACCCTAACGCCGTTTCGCTTACCGCCTCCGATAACACCCAGTTCAACGCCTACACCGCCTTCCCGACTACGCAGGGGCCACATCCCGGTATTATTCTGCTGCAGGAAGCCTTTGGCGTAAACGGCCACATCCGCAACGTGGCCGACCGGCTGGCCCAGGTGGGCTACGTGGTTATTGCCCCCGAAGTGTTTCACCGCACCGCCGAGCCGGGGCTCGAAATTTCCTACTCCGACTTTGCCAGCGCCATGCCCCACTACAACGCCATTACTCCCGAGGGTGTAACCGCCGACGTGCAGGCCTGCTACGACTGGCTCCGGGCCCAGCCCAACGTGACGGAGAAGATTGGCAGCATTGGGTTTTGCCTGGGCGGACGCCTCTCGTTTCTGGCCAATGCCGTGCTGCCCCTGGCGGCCGGCGTATCCTACTACGGTGGGGGTACTCACCTGCTGAAAGACCGCGCTTCGGATTTGCACGCGCCGCACTTGTTCTTCTGGGGTGGCTTGGACCAGCACATCAGCAAAGAGAAAATCGCGGAAGTAATTGATGCGGTGGAGGCCGCCGGCAAGCCCTACATCAACACCGTTATTTCCTACGCCGACCACGGTTTCCACTGCGATGAGCGCCCCAGCTACCATCCGCAGGCCGCCGCCGAAGCCTGGGCCCTCACGCTGGCCTTCTTCCAGGAAAAACTGCGTTAG
- a CDS encoding molybdopterin oxidoreductase: MQLGNYLGLVESSEKQLSEAFEKVARHHRAEPDIEQMCIKLAGWSLRHAGQMQPYLVRYSAEDSPEPNEMQKILFSQPRTGSLALVRDLHDLWLLANEVELCWEIIGNAALTLHDKEMEAVCTEFQAETKRQIAWLLGRIKQSAPQALVVA; this comes from the coding sequence ATGCAACTCGGAAACTACCTGGGCCTGGTGGAAAGCAGCGAAAAGCAGCTGTCGGAAGCCTTCGAGAAAGTAGCCCGCCACCACCGGGCGGAGCCTGATATTGAGCAGATGTGTATTAAGCTGGCGGGCTGGTCGTTGCGCCACGCCGGGCAGATGCAGCCCTACCTGGTGCGGTATTCGGCCGAGGACAGCCCGGAGCCCAACGAAATGCAGAAGATCCTGTTCAGCCAACCCCGCACGGGCAGCCTGGCCCTGGTCCGAGACCTGCACGACCTGTGGCTGCTGGCCAACGAGGTGGAGCTGTGCTGGGAAATCATCGGCAACGCGGCCCTGACCCTGCACGACAAGGAAATGGAGGCCGTCTGCACTGAGTTTCAGGCTGAAACCAAGCGGCAAATTGCCTGGCTGCTGGGCCGGATCAAGCAGTCAGCCCCGCAGGCCTTGGTAGTGGCATAG
- a CDS encoding M1 family metallopeptidase, whose protein sequence is MRNLSLVLAGLLSAVAAVAQQPTPQAATATTYRAEERKVNALVHTRLDLRFDYAKRYAYGKAWLTMKPHGYPTDSLRLDAKGMDIKSVALLKGNTPQPLKYQYNGWQLAVQLGHMVPVGEEYTVYIEYTAKPDELQVKGSAAITGAKGLYFINPDSAVAGKPVQIWTQGETEGSSAWFPTIDRPNQKSTSEISLTVPAKYVTLSNGLLTSQEAAGPGMRRDTWKMDQPHAPYLFMLAVGDFRITRDTWRGKEVSYYLEPQYAAQARAIFGKTPRMLEFFSQRLGVDFPWSKYAQVVGREYVAGAMENTTASLFGEHAQGTAREQLDWEYALVEREIAHELFHQWFGDLVTAESWSNLTVNESFANFSEVLWAEHEYGPDAGAAQAHRSLRTYLRGPGNYEKPLVRFQYADKEDMFDGVSYQKGGSILNMLRSYLGEDVFFAGLRTYLTRNAFGTGEAQQLRLALEEASGQDLNWFFNQWYYRAGHPIVTIDYQWDAARQRQAVVVRQTQPGAPFVLPLQVDVYTNGRARRYPATLRHAVDTLYFPAASRPELVNVDAQKTLVWQKQDNKPLAEFAYQYRHAATFLDRREALVAAQSQLSDPLAQKILVMGLQDKSDVLRGLAIEQLNLKNDTLRKAAAPILARLATTDPSVQVQAAALSALGNLKQKRYTKLFTKALNSQSYQVQGAALQGLAALQPAQALARATTFEADNKGALTVAQVQVYGQVGGPAQWPSVLAKFDAADPNNRFNMMSGFGAMLGRLDDPTALTQGITRIKDMGVQFKPYGVAKPLTELLQKIRQQQATRPNAGQAATLVAQAIAEIEAAK, encoded by the coding sequence ATGCGAAATCTGTCCTTAGTACTTGCTGGCCTGTTATCGGCCGTGGCCGCGGTGGCCCAGCAACCCACCCCGCAAGCAGCCACCGCTACGACTTACCGCGCCGAGGAGCGCAAAGTCAATGCCCTGGTACACACCCGGCTGGACCTGCGCTTCGACTACGCCAAGCGCTACGCCTACGGTAAAGCATGGCTGACCATGAAGCCCCACGGCTACCCCACCGACTCCCTGCGGCTCGATGCCAAGGGCATGGATATCAAATCGGTAGCCTTACTGAAAGGCAATACGCCGCAGCCTCTGAAGTACCAATACAACGGCTGGCAGCTGGCGGTGCAGCTGGGGCACATGGTGCCAGTAGGCGAGGAATACACGGTTTACATTGAGTACACTGCCAAGCCTGATGAGCTGCAGGTGAAAGGCAGCGCCGCCATTACCGGGGCCAAAGGCCTGTACTTTATAAACCCCGATAGTGCCGTGGCAGGCAAGCCGGTTCAGATCTGGACCCAGGGCGAAACGGAGGGTAGCTCAGCCTGGTTTCCTACCATTGATAGGCCCAACCAGAAATCAACCTCCGAGATAAGCCTGACGGTGCCCGCTAAGTACGTTACGCTCAGCAACGGGCTGCTGACGAGCCAGGAAGCCGCTGGCCCCGGCATGCGCCGCGACACCTGGAAAATGGACCAGCCCCACGCGCCTTACCTGTTCATGCTGGCCGTCGGCGACTTCCGGATTACCAGGGATACCTGGCGGGGTAAAGAAGTCAGCTACTACCTCGAACCCCAGTACGCGGCCCAGGCCCGCGCCATTTTTGGCAAAACGCCGCGTATGCTGGAGTTCTTTTCCCAGCGCCTTGGCGTGGATTTTCCGTGGAGTAAATACGCCCAGGTAGTCGGCCGCGAGTACGTGGCCGGCGCCATGGAAAACACCACGGCTTCCCTGTTCGGGGAGCATGCGCAAGGTACGGCCCGCGAGCAGCTGGATTGGGAGTATGCCCTGGTGGAGCGCGAAATTGCTCACGAGCTGTTCCATCAGTGGTTTGGTGACCTGGTGACGGCCGAAAGCTGGAGCAACCTGACCGTGAATGAGTCGTTTGCCAACTTCTCGGAGGTACTCTGGGCCGAGCACGAGTACGGCCCCGACGCGGGCGCGGCTCAGGCCCACCGCAGTCTGCGCACTTACCTGCGCGGCCCCGGCAACTACGAGAAGCCCTTGGTGCGCTTTCAGTATGCCGATAAGGAGGATATGTTTGATGGGGTTAGCTACCAGAAAGGGGGTAGCATCCTGAACATGCTCCGCTCTTACCTGGGCGAAGACGTGTTTTTTGCGGGGCTGAGAACATACCTAACCCGCAACGCCTTCGGGACCGGCGAAGCCCAGCAGCTGCGGCTGGCGCTGGAGGAAGCTTCGGGCCAGGATTTGAACTGGTTTTTCAACCAATGGTACTACCGCGCTGGTCACCCCATTGTCACGATTGACTATCAGTGGGATGCTGCCCGCCAGCGCCAGGCGGTGGTAGTGCGCCAAACCCAGCCCGGAGCGCCCTTCGTGCTGCCGCTTCAGGTAGATGTGTACACCAACGGGCGCGCCCGGCGCTACCCCGCTACCCTGCGCCACGCCGTCGATACGCTGTACTTTCCGGCCGCTAGCCGCCCGGAGCTGGTGAATGTGGATGCGCAGAAAACCTTAGTCTGGCAGAAGCAGGACAACAAGCCCCTGGCTGAGTTTGCCTACCAGTACCGTCACGCGGCTACCTTCCTAGACCGGCGCGAAGCCCTGGTGGCTGCTCAGAGTCAGCTTTCCGACCCTCTGGCCCAGAAAATTCTCGTTATGGGCCTGCAGGATAAGTCGGATGTGTTGCGTGGGCTAGCCATTGAGCAGCTCAACCTCAAAAACGACACGCTTCGCAAAGCTGCTGCCCCTATCCTGGCTCGCCTCGCCACCACTGACCCGTCGGTGCAGGTGCAGGCTGCGGCCTTGTCGGCTCTGGGTAACCTGAAGCAGAAACGCTACACAAAGCTATTTACCAAAGCCCTGAACAGCCAATCGTACCAGGTGCAGGGGGCGGCCTTGCAGGGGCTGGCCGCCTTGCAGCCCGCACAGGCCCTGGCCCGCGCCACCACTTTCGAGGCCGATAACAAAGGCGCCCTGACGGTAGCGCAGGTGCAGGTATATGGTCAGGTGGGCGGCCCGGCGCAGTGGCCCTCAGTGCTGGCCAAGTTTGATGCCGCCGACCCCAACAACCGCTTCAATATGATGTCTGGCTTTGGAGCCATGCTCGGTCGCCTCGACGACCCGACGGCCCTCACCCAGGGTATTACCCGCATCAAGGATATGGGAGTACAATTCAAGCCCTACGGCGTTGCAAAACCCCTCACCGAGCTGCTCCAGAAGATTCGGCAGCAGCAGGCTACCCGCCCGAACGCCGGGCAGGCGGCCACGCTGGTAGCTCAGGCTATAGCCGAGATTGAGGCGGCAAAGTAG
- a CDS encoding DUF5615 family PIN-like protein: MRLLLDENLPKRLKADFPEHEVYTVRDKGWAGIKNGELLKRMLAEGFDALLTFDKNLQHQQNFEKYTLTVFVLSASINQYSVLTALSGQVKQLLSSPTLPTGPIVIKAD; encoded by the coding sequence ATGCGGCTGTTGCTTGATGAAAACCTGCCTAAGCGGTTGAAGGCAGACTTCCCCGAGCACGAGGTGTACACCGTCCGCGATAAAGGATGGGCCGGAATTAAAAATGGAGAACTATTGAAACGCATGCTGGCCGAAGGCTTCGATGCTCTGCTCACATTTGACAAGAATCTGCAGCACCAACAGAATTTCGAGAAGTACACACTTACAGTCTTCGTGCTGTCGGCATCTATCAACCAGTACAGCGTGCTGACGGCTCTTTCGGGCCAAGTCAAGCAGTTGTTGTCCTCTCCCACCTTACCAACCGGTCCGATTGTGATAAAAGCGGATTAA
- a CDS encoding nitrate/nitrite transporter codes for MSRILPTIVGAQFFCTSLWFAGNAVAPDIAAQLHQPPGFVATLTSAVQLGFITGTLTFALLALADRFSPSRVFCISALLAAACNLGVSLGGIGAPELLALRFLTGFFLAGIYPVGMKIAADYFEAGLGKSLGFLVGALVLGTAFPHLLKAATAQLPWQYVTVATSGLAVLGGVALVLLVPDGPYRRAGQQLRLTAFLAGFREPAFRAAAFGYFGHMWELYTFWAFVPVLLVAYNQLHPGAVLPVPLLSFLIIGVGSLACMGSGLLSQRLGPRPVATAALGLSGVCCVVSPWVLGGGSVAGLLGFLFFWGVVVVADSPLFSTLVAQNAPAASRGTSLTIVNCLGFALTIASIQLTNWLGHFLPPPYLLLPLAVGPALGLWGLRRGSKPGVLA; via the coding sequence ATGTCCCGCATCCTACCCACCATCGTGGGGGCGCAGTTTTTCTGCACCTCGCTGTGGTTTGCCGGCAACGCCGTAGCCCCGGATATAGCCGCTCAGCTCCATCAGCCACCGGGTTTTGTGGCCACGCTCACCAGCGCCGTGCAGCTGGGCTTCATCACCGGCACGCTCACCTTCGCCCTGCTGGCCCTCGCCGACCGATTTTCGCCCTCGCGGGTGTTTTGCATCAGTGCCCTGCTGGCGGCGGCCTGCAACCTGGGCGTTAGCCTCGGCGGTATCGGGGCCCCGGAGCTGCTGGCCCTGCGGTTCCTGACGGGCTTTTTCCTGGCGGGCATCTACCCGGTGGGCATGAAAATAGCCGCCGACTACTTCGAGGCCGGATTGGGCAAGTCACTGGGGTTTCTGGTGGGGGCGCTGGTGCTGGGCACGGCGTTTCCGCACCTGCTCAAGGCCGCCACCGCCCAGCTGCCGTGGCAGTACGTGACGGTGGCTACCTCGGGGTTGGCGGTGCTGGGCGGGGTAGCGCTGGTGCTGCTCGTGCCCGACGGGCCCTACCGCCGCGCGGGGCAGCAGCTGCGGCTCACGGCGTTTCTGGCGGGGTTTCGGGAGCCGGCGTTTCGGGCGGCGGCGTTTGGCTACTTCGGGCACATGTGGGAGCTGTACACGTTCTGGGCCTTCGTGCCAGTGCTGCTGGTGGCCTATAACCAGTTGCATCCCGGCGCGGTGCTGCCGGTGCCGCTGCTCTCGTTCCTGATTATCGGGGTGGGTAGCCTGGCCTGCATGGGCAGCGGGCTGCTCTCGCAGCGGCTGGGGCCGCGCCCGGTAGCCACGGCGGCGCTAGGCCTATCGGGGGTATGCTGCGTGGTGTCGCCGTGGGTGCTGGGCGGCGGCTCGGTGGCGGGGCTGCTGGGGTTTCTGTTTTTCTGGGGGGTAGTGGTGGTGGCCGATTCGCCGCTGTTTTCCACGCTGGTGGCCCAGAATGCGCCGGCTGCCTCACGGGGCACTTCCCTCACCATCGTCAACTGCCTGGGGTTTGCCCTCACCATTGCCAGCATTCAGCTCACCAACTGGCTAGGCCACTTCCTGCCCCCGCCATATCTGCTGCTGCCGCTGGCCGTGGGACCGGCGCTGGGGCTTTGGGGGTTGCGGCGGGGTAGCAAACCGGGCGTACTCGCGTAA
- a CDS encoding ankyrin repeat domain-containing protein, whose translation MLRVFLTFLFIISLSIAGFAQTRSKELFAAIHDNDARKVEQLLNEGADASAIMQMGPGAQFSALTMAINTSTFPIVKLLVEHKAQLEWKDWFKTTALMYAAGKGSPELVELLLTHGADVRADDGQGNTVLGAAQQSKNRRVIALIEAKLKE comes from the coding sequence ATGCTCAGAGTTTTCCTCACCTTCCTGTTTATCATCAGCCTATCTATTGCAGGCTTCGCCCAGACGAGGTCTAAGGAGCTATTTGCCGCAATCCACGACAACGACGCCCGGAAAGTAGAGCAACTGCTCAACGAGGGGGCCGACGCCAGCGCCATTATGCAAATGGGCCCGGGTGCTCAGTTCAGTGCCCTGACCATGGCTATCAACACCAGTACCTTTCCTATTGTGAAGCTGCTGGTAGAGCACAAGGCCCAGCTCGAATGGAAAGACTGGTTCAAGACGACGGCCCTCATGTATGCCGCCGGCAAAGGCAGCCCGGAGCTGGTGGAACTACTTCTCACCCATGGCGCCGACGTGCGAGCCGACGATGGCCAGGGCAACACGGTGCTGGGGGCCGCTCAGCAAAGCAAGAACCGGAGGGTCATTGCCCTGATTGAGGCCAAACTGAAAGAATAA